The following coding sequences lie in one Sporocytophaga myxococcoides DSM 11118 genomic window:
- a CDS encoding cation diffusion facilitator family transporter → MIEVSKKTSVPGQKIIIGSLFSNLFLGILKLLTGIFGNSFALIADSIESFSDVISSVILFVGLKVSVKERDENHPYGHGKAEPIASIILTFLLFAAAIFIITESIYNIRTPHKAPASFTLILLGAIIFVKEILFRFVNRAGETHQSSAMKAEAWHHRSDALSSLAAFIGITIALIGGEGYESADDWAALAASGLVIYNAWSIMKSALDELMDVAPDPSVAEQVKNIARKVPGVVELDKCLVRKMGFDFYVDLHVMVNGDISVKEGHKLAHDVKNQLLKDLPKVKDVLIHIEPAD, encoded by the coding sequence ATGATCGAAGTCTCAAAAAAAACTTCTGTTCCCGGTCAAAAAATCATTATTGGAAGTCTCTTTTCAAACCTTTTTTTAGGTATCCTAAAGCTGTTAACAGGTATATTCGGAAATTCTTTTGCTCTCATTGCTGATTCCATTGAGTCTTTTTCTGATGTAATCAGTTCTGTTATTCTCTTCGTAGGATTAAAAGTTTCAGTTAAGGAACGTGATGAAAATCATCCATATGGGCATGGAAAAGCTGAACCAATTGCATCCATTATTCTTACCTTCTTACTCTTTGCTGCTGCGATATTTATAATTACAGAAAGTATCTACAATATTCGCACTCCTCATAAGGCTCCGGCTTCTTTTACGCTGATTTTACTTGGTGCTATTATATTTGTAAAAGAAATTCTATTCAGATTTGTCAATAGAGCCGGAGAAACTCATCAAAGCTCTGCAATGAAAGCAGAAGCCTGGCATCACAGGAGTGATGCTTTATCTTCTCTAGCGGCATTCATTGGCATCACAATCGCCCTCATTGGAGGAGAAGGTTATGAAAGTGCTGATGACTGGGCAGCACTCGCAGCTTCAGGCTTAGTCATTTATAATGCATGGTCAATTATGAAATCTGCATTAGACGAATTAATGGATGTAGCCCCAGACCCTTCAGTAGCAGAACAGGTAAAAAATATTGCCAGAAAAGTTCCTGGAGTAGTTGAGCTTGATAAATGTCTGGTAAGAAAAATGGGATTTGACTTCTATGTCGACCTTCATGTAATGGTCAATGGAGACATTTCAGTTAAAGAAGGCCATAAACTTGCTCATGATGTGAAAAATCAATTATTAAAAGACCTTCCCAAAGTTAAGGATGTGCTTATTCATATTGAACCAGCGGATTAA
- a CDS encoding amylo-alpha-1,6-glucosidase gives MGSYIKYKNQYFILASSSLADDRIMVLKHEDMFGVFDRYGDVFPIGHGAQGLFCEGTRFLSKLEMLVEGHRPLLLSSSLKEENELMTVDLTNSDYLNKNGSIAEKGSLHIHRSIFVYNNVCYEKIRLCNFGMEPLAFNISLSFESDFKDIFEVRGLSRKKVGRKSTPKYLEDQIILGYKGLDNVPRKTRIKFEKVPDSIENKKASYKIQLVPKACDYISFAVACEIGKKETQILKYEDACHQVTKTLEKVKQESCELLSSNEQFNEWLHRSKSDLVTMLSNTEYGIYPYAGIPWYSTPFGRDGIITAWQCLWLNPEITKGVLKYLAATQADTENSFQDAEPGKVFHEKRGGEMAELGEIPFKMYYGTIDATPLFVALAGAYLHRTNDLETLRHIWPNIEAALNWIDNFGDIDGDGFVEYQKKSETGLNNQGWKDSHDSIFYSNGKLAKGPIALCEVQGYVYDAKMSASKIARELGMEEKANELSLQANELKEKFAKAFWSEEKKCYHIALDGQKNPCEVVSSNAGHCLFSGIAQNEHAEQLATTLLSDKMFSGWGIRTIATDEVRYNPMSYHNGSIWPHDNSLIAYGLYKYGCYEELHKVLKGMFDVTTFVELQRLPELFCGFEKRKHEGPTAYPVACSPQAWAVTSVYFLLQAALGIEINAKENTINFVNPTLPSFINELTITNLQVNNTKVIIQVRRNLNNEIDVYPLHKDGDVKVKKVENSLTKKNKLVEAG, from the coding sequence ATGGGAAGTTATATCAAGTATAAAAATCAATATTTTATTCTTGCTTCTTCATCTCTCGCCGATGACAGGATTATGGTGCTCAAGCATGAAGATATGTTTGGGGTCTTTGATCGTTATGGTGACGTGTTTCCGATTGGGCATGGTGCACAGGGATTGTTTTGTGAAGGAACCAGATTTTTAAGCAAGCTGGAAATGCTGGTGGAAGGGCACAGACCCTTACTTCTGAGCTCAAGTTTGAAGGAAGAAAATGAGTTGATGACAGTAGACCTCACTAATTCAGACTATTTGAATAAAAATGGTTCTATCGCAGAGAAGGGGTCGTTGCATATTCACAGATCAATATTTGTATACAATAATGTTTGCTATGAAAAAATAAGACTATGTAATTTTGGAATGGAGCCCTTGGCTTTCAATATCTCATTGAGCTTTGAATCGGACTTTAAAGATATTTTTGAAGTCAGAGGATTATCAAGAAAGAAGGTAGGACGAAAGTCTACTCCTAAATATCTGGAGGATCAGATTATCCTTGGCTACAAAGGTTTGGATAATGTTCCAAGAAAGACAAGGATCAAATTTGAAAAAGTTCCTGATTCAATTGAGAATAAAAAAGCTTCCTATAAAATTCAATTAGTACCTAAGGCCTGTGATTACATATCTTTTGCTGTAGCTTGTGAAATTGGGAAAAAAGAAACACAGATTCTGAAATATGAAGATGCATGCCATCAGGTTACTAAAACTCTGGAAAAGGTTAAGCAGGAATCCTGTGAATTGTTGAGCTCTAATGAACAGTTCAACGAATGGTTGCACAGATCAAAGTCTGATTTAGTCACTATGTTGTCTAATACTGAATACGGCATATATCCATATGCAGGAATTCCTTGGTATAGTACGCCTTTCGGAAGGGATGGTATTATAACTGCCTGGCAATGCTTATGGTTAAATCCTGAAATAACGAAGGGTGTATTGAAGTATTTGGCAGCAACACAGGCAGATACTGAAAATAGTTTTCAGGATGCAGAACCTGGTAAGGTTTTCCATGAGAAAAGAGGTGGAGAGATGGCAGAGCTTGGAGAAATTCCATTTAAAATGTACTATGGAACTATAGATGCCACACCGCTTTTCGTCGCATTGGCAGGAGCTTATCTTCATAGAACCAACGATCTTGAAACACTTAGACATATATGGCCTAATATTGAAGCAGCCTTGAATTGGATTGACAATTTTGGAGATATTGACGGAGACGGATTTGTTGAATATCAGAAAAAATCTGAAACCGGACTTAATAATCAAGGATGGAAAGATTCTCATGATTCCATATTTTATTCTAACGGAAAATTGGCAAAAGGACCCATAGCTTTATGTGAAGTACAAGGATATGTATATGATGCCAAGATGAGTGCGAGTAAGATAGCACGAGAACTAGGAATGGAGGAAAAGGCAAATGAGTTAAGTCTTCAGGCTAATGAATTAAAGGAGAAATTTGCAAAGGCTTTTTGGTCAGAAGAGAAAAAGTGTTATCACATAGCTTTGGATGGGCAAAAGAATCCTTGTGAAGTGGTATCTAGTAATGCAGGCCATTGTTTGTTTTCAGGCATAGCCCAAAATGAACATGCAGAACAACTTGCTACTACACTTCTTAGTGACAAGATGTTCTCTGGATGGGGCATAAGAACTATTGCTACAGATGAAGTAAGATATAATCCCATGTCTTACCACAATGGATCAATCTGGCCTCATGACAATTCATTGATTGCATATGGCTTGTATAAGTATGGTTGTTATGAGGAATTACATAAGGTGCTTAAAGGAATGTTTGACGTAACTACCTTTGTTGAGCTACAAAGATTGCCTGAATTGTTTTGTGGTTTTGAAAAAAGAAAGCATGAAGGTCCTACTGCATATCCTGTAGCTTGTTCACCGCAGGCCTGGGCTGTGACTTCAGTTTATTTTCTTCTACAGGCAGCTCTGGGAATTGAAATCAACGCAAAGGAAAACACTATTAACTTTGTGAATCCAACATTACCTTCATTTATCAATGAGCTTACTATCACTAATCTGCAGGTAAATAATACGAAAGTAATAATTCAGGTAAGACGAAATTTAAATAATGAAATTGATGTCTATCCATTGCATAAAGATGGTGATGTAAAGGTTAAAAAAGTGGAGAATAGTCTTACCAAGAAAAATAAACTGGTAGAAGCAGGGTAA
- the purB gene encoding adenylosuccinate lyase has protein sequence MELNALTAISPIDGRYRNQVKNLAPYYSEFGLIKYRIQVEIEYFIALAELPLPGLESFSKSLYPSLRNIYLNFTEKQAQEIKEIEKKTNHDVKAVEYFIKTAFDNLNISQYSEFIHFGLTSQDINNTAIPMLLKDSVQEEILPLIYLLQNSLIGIAKEWKGIAMLAKTHGQPASPTTLGKELMVFVERVNNQLELLKNIPYSAKFGGATGNFNAHFSAYPEIDWIQFANEFLNTQLGLHRSQFTTQIEHYDNLAALFDNLKRINTILIDLDRDMWQYISMEYFKQKIKEGEIGSSAMPHKVNPIDFENSEGNLGIANAIFEHLSSKLPISRLQRDLTDSTVLRNVGVPIAHMYIAIKSLLKGLEKIELNKAAIDRDLENNWVVIAEGIQTILRRVGYPKPYEALKDLTRQNKKITREIFEAFIETLNVSASVKAELKTLTPYTYTGVKFEY, from the coding sequence ATGGAATTAAACGCATTGACAGCGATCTCGCCTATTGATGGCAGATACAGAAATCAGGTTAAAAATCTAGCTCCTTATTATTCAGAATTCGGCTTAATCAAATACAGAATTCAAGTTGAAATAGAATATTTTATTGCGCTGGCAGAATTGCCCCTTCCAGGGCTTGAATCCTTTAGCAAAAGCCTATACCCTTCTCTTAGGAATATTTATTTAAATTTCACTGAAAAGCAAGCTCAGGAAATTAAGGAAATAGAAAAGAAAACCAACCATGATGTCAAAGCTGTTGAGTATTTCATAAAAACTGCTTTTGATAACTTAAATATTTCTCAGTACAGCGAATTTATTCACTTCGGATTAACTTCCCAGGACATCAACAATACAGCTATTCCAATGCTGTTAAAAGATTCTGTTCAGGAAGAAATATTACCACTGATTTATCTACTTCAAAATTCATTAATAGGAATTGCAAAAGAATGGAAAGGAATTGCTATGCTTGCCAAAACACATGGCCAGCCCGCTTCTCCAACCACTCTCGGGAAAGAATTGATGGTATTTGTAGAAAGAGTTAACAATCAACTTGAGTTATTAAAGAATATTCCATATTCTGCAAAGTTCGGTGGGGCAACTGGAAACTTTAATGCTCATTTTTCTGCATATCCGGAAATAGACTGGATACAATTCGCTAATGAGTTTCTCAACACTCAGCTTGGATTACACAGAAGTCAGTTCACTACTCAGATAGAACACTATGACAACCTAGCTGCTCTGTTTGATAACCTAAAAAGAATCAACACGATTCTTATAGATCTTGACAGAGATATGTGGCAATACATTTCAATGGAATACTTTAAACAGAAAATAAAGGAAGGTGAGATCGGCTCATCTGCTATGCCACATAAAGTAAACCCCATAGATTTTGAAAATTCAGAAGGTAATCTTGGTATTGCAAATGCTATATTTGAACATCTCTCTTCTAAACTTCCTATTTCAAGGCTTCAAAGAGATCTAACAGATTCTACTGTGCTAAGAAATGTAGGTGTGCCGATTGCACACATGTATATTGCTATTAAATCTTTATTAAAAGGGCTTGAAAAAATTGAGCTTAATAAAGCTGCGATCGATAGAGATCTTGAAAACAATTGGGTTGTTATTGCAGAAGGAATTCAAACGATTTTAAGAAGAGTAGGATATCCAAAACCTTACGAAGCTTTAAAGGACTTGACCAGACAAAACAAGAAAATAACCCGGGAAATCTTCGAAGCATTTATTGAAACACTTAATGTTTCTGCTTCAGTAAAAGCTGAGTTAAAAACTCTTACTCCTTATACCTATACAGGAGTTAAATTTGAATATTAA